In Ochotona princeps isolate mOchPri1 chromosome 22, mOchPri1.hap1, whole genome shotgun sequence, the following are encoded in one genomic region:
- the AHCY gene encoding adenosylhomocysteinase isoform X1, producing the protein MSDKLPYKVADIGLAAWGRKALDIAENEMPGLMRMREMYSASKPLKGARIAGCLHMTVETAVLIETLVALGAEVQWSSCNIFSTQDHAAAAIAKAGIPVYAWKGETDEEYLWCIEQTLYFKDGPLNMILDDGGDLTNLIHTKYPQLLSGIRGISEETTTGVHNLYKMMANGVLKVPAINVNDSVTKSKFDNLYGCRESLIDGIKRATDVMIAGKVAVVAGYGDVGKGCAQALRGFGARVIITEIDPINALQAAMEGYEVTTMDEACKEGNIFVTTTGCVDIILGRHFEQMKDDAIVCNIGHFDVEIDVKWLNENAVEKVNIKPQVDRYLLKNGHRVILLAEGRLVNLGCAMGHPSFVMSNSFTNQVLAQIELWTHPDKYAVGVHFLPKKLDEAVAEAHLSKLNVKLTKLTEKQAQYLGMSRDGPFKPDHYRY; encoded by the exons ATGTCCGACAAACTGCCCTACAAAGTCG CGGACATCGGCCTGGCTGCATGGGGACGCAAGGCCCTGGACATTGCCGAGAACGAGATGCCAGGCCTGATGCGCATGCGGGAGATGTACTCGGCCTCCAAGCCACTGAAGGGTGCCCGCATTGCCGGCTGCTTGCACATGACTGTGGAGACTGCTGTCCTCATCGAGACCCTTGTTGCCCTGGGTGCTGAG GTACAGTGGTCTAGCTGCAATATCTTTTCCACCCAGGACCATGCAGCGGCTGCTATTGCCAAGGCCGGCATTCCAG TGTACGCCTGGAAGGGCGAAACAGACGAGGAGTACCTGTGGTGCATTGAGCAGACGCTCTACTTTAAGGACGGGCCCCTCAACATGATCCTGGACGATGGTGGCGACCTCACCAACCTTATCCACACCAAGTACCCCCAGCTCCTGTCAG GCATCAGGGGCATCTCTGAGGAGACCACGACTGGGGTCCACAACCTCTACAAGATGATGGCTAATGGGGTTCTGAAGGTGCCTGCCATCAATGTCAATGACTCTGTTACCAAG AGCAAGTTTGACAACCTGTACGGCTGCCGGGAGTCCCTCATAGATGGCATTAAACGGGCTACAGATGTGATGATCGCAGGCAAGGTGGCAGTGGTAGCAGGCTATGGAGATGTGGGCAAAGGCTGTGCCCAGGCCCTGAGGGGTTTTGGGGCCCGTGTCATCATCACCGAGATCGACCCCATCAACGCACTGCAGGCTGCCATGGAGG GCTATGAAGTGACCACCATGGATGAAGCCTGTAAAGAGGGCAACATCTTTGTCACCACCACAGGCTGTGTGGACATCATCCTTGGGCG GCACtttgagcagatgaaagatgatgCCATTGTGTGTAACATCGGACACTTCGATGTGGAGATTGACGTCAAGTGGCTCAATGAGAATGCTGTGGAGAAGGTGAACATCAAGCCCCAG GTAGACCGCTACTTGCTGAAGAACGGTCATCGCGTCATCCTGCTGGCTGAGGGCCGGCTGGTCAACCTGGGTTGTGCCATGGGCCACCCCAGCTTTGTGATGAGCAACTCGTTCACAAACCAAGTGCTGGCACAGATTGAGCTGTGGACCCATCCCGACAAGTATGCTGTTGGCGTTCACTTCCTGCCTAAGAAG CTGGATGAGGCAGTGGCTGAAGCCCACCTGAGCAAGTTGAACGTGAAGTTGACCAAGCTGACTGAGAAGCAGGCCCAGTACCTGGGCATGTCCCGTGACGGCCCCTTCAAGCCTGACCATTACCGCTACTAA
- the AHCY gene encoding adenosylhomocysteinase isoform X2 yields the protein MPGLMRMREMYSASKPLKGARIAGCLHMTVETAVLIETLVALGAEVQWSSCNIFSTQDHAAAAIAKAGIPVYAWKGETDEEYLWCIEQTLYFKDGPLNMILDDGGDLTNLIHTKYPQLLSGIRGISEETTTGVHNLYKMMANGVLKVPAINVNDSVTKSKFDNLYGCRESLIDGIKRATDVMIAGKVAVVAGYGDVGKGCAQALRGFGARVIITEIDPINALQAAMEGYEVTTMDEACKEGNIFVTTTGCVDIILGRHFEQMKDDAIVCNIGHFDVEIDVKWLNENAVEKVNIKPQVDRYLLKNGHRVILLAEGRLVNLGCAMGHPSFVMSNSFTNQVLAQIELWTHPDKYAVGVHFLPKKLDEAVAEAHLSKLNVKLTKLTEKQAQYLGMSRDGPFKPDHYRY from the exons ATGCCAGGCCTGATGCGCATGCGGGAGATGTACTCGGCCTCCAAGCCACTGAAGGGTGCCCGCATTGCCGGCTGCTTGCACATGACTGTGGAGACTGCTGTCCTCATCGAGACCCTTGTTGCCCTGGGTGCTGAG GTACAGTGGTCTAGCTGCAATATCTTTTCCACCCAGGACCATGCAGCGGCTGCTATTGCCAAGGCCGGCATTCCAG TGTACGCCTGGAAGGGCGAAACAGACGAGGAGTACCTGTGGTGCATTGAGCAGACGCTCTACTTTAAGGACGGGCCCCTCAACATGATCCTGGACGATGGTGGCGACCTCACCAACCTTATCCACACCAAGTACCCCCAGCTCCTGTCAG GCATCAGGGGCATCTCTGAGGAGACCACGACTGGGGTCCACAACCTCTACAAGATGATGGCTAATGGGGTTCTGAAGGTGCCTGCCATCAATGTCAATGACTCTGTTACCAAG AGCAAGTTTGACAACCTGTACGGCTGCCGGGAGTCCCTCATAGATGGCATTAAACGGGCTACAGATGTGATGATCGCAGGCAAGGTGGCAGTGGTAGCAGGCTATGGAGATGTGGGCAAAGGCTGTGCCCAGGCCCTGAGGGGTTTTGGGGCCCGTGTCATCATCACCGAGATCGACCCCATCAACGCACTGCAGGCTGCCATGGAGG GCTATGAAGTGACCACCATGGATGAAGCCTGTAAAGAGGGCAACATCTTTGTCACCACCACAGGCTGTGTGGACATCATCCTTGGGCG GCACtttgagcagatgaaagatgatgCCATTGTGTGTAACATCGGACACTTCGATGTGGAGATTGACGTCAAGTGGCTCAATGAGAATGCTGTGGAGAAGGTGAACATCAAGCCCCAG GTAGACCGCTACTTGCTGAAGAACGGTCATCGCGTCATCCTGCTGGCTGAGGGCCGGCTGGTCAACCTGGGTTGTGCCATGGGCCACCCCAGCTTTGTGATGAGCAACTCGTTCACAAACCAAGTGCTGGCACAGATTGAGCTGTGGACCCATCCCGACAAGTATGCTGTTGGCGTTCACTTCCTGCCTAAGAAG CTGGATGAGGCAGTGGCTGAAGCCCACCTGAGCAAGTTGAACGTGAAGTTGACCAAGCTGACTGAGAAGCAGGCCCAGTACCTGGGCATGTCCCGTGACGGCCCCTTCAAGCCTGACCATTACCGCTACTAA